AAGACGACGAGCCGGCGGGCCGCACCACGGACACTAGCCAATTGCAGTACGGCGTCGGCACCCACAGCAGAGACAGCACCCTCTTGCAAGGCCCGCTTCTCTAAGTTGCCCTCGACGTACACGTCGCATGCTCGAGGACCTAACCGGTCCACACGCTGCACGGCCGCTTGCATCGCACGCAATTGACCACAGAGCGTCTCTACGGATGCATCACTGAGCTCGTCGGCCGTCTGGCTGATGTATGTCACCACGTACGCCGTCATTGCGGATCTTGCTTCGTCTTATAGTAGTTGAAGTCGTTGAAGTGAGTCgttcttcaccttcttcatcttcttgacTTCACCAAGGACACCAATGAAGATCCTGGTGCCCGTGAAGAGGGTTGTCGACGCCGCGTTGCGTCCCATCGTCTCCCAAGGTGCTCTGTCCACCTCTGGGCTCAagttcagcagcaaccCGTTCGACGAGATCGCACTGGAGGAGGCTCTCACTTTGCAACGGACCCTCGGCGGACCGGCCAAAGCGGAGGTCCACTGTATCTCCTTGGGACCGGATGCCTGCACCGATGTGCTACGCAACTGTCTTGCCCGTGGAGCACAGCACGCAACACACGTTAAAGTCCCCGAGGGCAATACCCTCGAACCACTCGCCGTCGCGAAGATCCTTCACGGGTTCGTCAAAGACAGAGGTTTCGACCTTGTGCTCTTGGGGAAGCAAGCTATTGATGACGACGCGGCATGTACTGGGCCCATGCTTGCAGGCTTGCTCCAGTGGCCTCAGGCGACAGCTGCGTCTCGTGTCCAGTGGTCTCCTGAGACTTCCCGCCTCAGCATCACATCAGAGACAGACTCGGGGGAACAGACCGTCTCTGCACCGTTACCACTCGTCGTCACCGCAGACCTCAGACTCAACAAGCCCAAGTACGTAGGGCTCGCTAAACTCATGAAGGTCAAGAGGGTGCCCATTGAGAAGGTGGACCCTGAAACCACCATGTCCCAGAGACTCGAACAAGTCTCCGTGGGTGAACCGCCAGCAAAGAAGCCGGTCACCATGGTCTCCTCAGTGGACGAACTGGTCTCCAAGATCAGGGACTTAGTGTAGTGTAGCGTTACATACCTTATATATCCTTACTCTGACGGTTGTGGTCTTGTTGGCGACAGCACTTTATGGGAGAGCAGCCCAGCAGGTTTGTGCGCAAGGTACGTTGAGGCGTACCATTGGTCGAACAGGGCACCTTGCCCGATGTACCCTTGCAACTGCGCTTCTAGGGACTCGCACTCGTGGATCCAGGGCGATACGAGGGATTCGGATCCTCCAGGGTGCCTCTGCGGTGGTTGCAGGGTGGGGACCTCCAACGGTGCGGGTGGTCCACCACCCGCAACACCGCGCTTGTTGTACAGGGGCACGCGACGTAGCAGCGACCGGTACTCACCCGACATCCTTGGGGGCGTGCAAGCGTTGTAAGTGCAGTTAACGTATTTAATTCTTCACTATGTACAGATGCACCGCTTCTCGTCACTCAATGCACCTCGTCTTACTCCCAAACACGACCCTCGAGGCATCAATCCCCAAAGTGAGCGTCGCTACTGACCCTAGACGCTCACTCCGTACAAAGGGCTCGTAGTACAGCCTGTAGCAAGGCATGTACCGATCAACGAACGCACGTACCTCGTCATCCGTCATCCCCTCTCCATTGGGGCTCTCCCTCACGGTCTCGTGCTCTTGTTCCACTCGCCACAAGTACACGTCATCCAGTTGATCCGCCGCAAGCACGATCCCAAGCGAGTGGATCTCAGGGTTGTTCCACATCAGGTCGCTGTACATGAACAACTTCGCATTCACGTCCACCATATCCCCGGCCAGCGGGGTCTCTGTCTCCGGACCAGACCGTCCGCTCAGGATAGGGTTGAACCCGAGAAACCAACCTTcgaggatgaagatgtCCACGGGCACGGGGACCCTCCTCTCACAACTCAGCCGGTCACCAGCACCGCCATGCAGCGACTTGTCGTACTGCGGCAGGTGCACGTACGCG
This DNA window, taken from Huiozyma naganishii CBS 8797 chromosome 7, complete genome, encodes the following:
- the CIR1 gene encoding Cir1p (similar to Saccharomyces cerevisiae YGR207C; ancestral locus Anc_5.126), coding for MKILVPVKRVVDAALRPIVSQGALSTSGLKFSSNPFDEIALEEALTLQRTLGGPAKAEVHCISLGPDACTDVLRNCLARGAQHATHVKVPEGNTLEPLAVAKILHGFVKDRGFDLVLLGKQAIDDDAACTGPMLAGLLQWPQATAASRVQWSPETSRLSITSETDSGEQTVSAPLPLVVTADLRLNKPKYVGLAKLMKVKRVPIEKVDPETTMSQRLEQVSVGEPPAKKPVTMVSSVDELVSKIRDLV
- the MVB12 gene encoding ubiquitin-binding ESCRT-I subunit protein MVB12 (similar to Saccharomyces cerevisiae MVB12 (YGR206W); ancestral locus Anc_5.127) — translated: MSGEYRSLLRRVPLYNKRGVAGGGPPAPLEVPTLQPPQRHPGGSESLVSPWIHECESLEAQLQGYIGQGALFDQWYASTYLAHKPAGLLSHKVLSPTRPQPSE
- the TDA10 gene encoding putative ATP-dependent kinase (similar to Saccharomyces cerevisiae YGR205W; ancestral locus Anc_5.132) gives rise to the protein MPGKSVLEHAVEFVDVYVPQWFAREQSDPLFIYVSGPQGSGKTRASAELCAHLKAKYAGQYNVACVSIDDFYLTHADQLKLQEQYSGNELYRGRGMPGTHDMPLLNRVLQAVLQRRGDQQESGDGDGEESAYVHLPQYDKSLHGGAGDRLSCERRVPVPVDIFILEGWFLGFNPILSGRSGPETETPLAGDMVDVNAKLFMYSDLMWNNPEIHSLGIVLAADQLDDVYLWRVEQEHETVRESPNGEGMTDDEVRAFVDRYMPCYRLYYEPFVRSERLGSVATLTLGIDASRVVFGSKTRCIE